One genomic region from Salvelinus fontinalis isolate EN_2023a chromosome 18, ASM2944872v1, whole genome shotgun sequence encodes:
- the LOC129815421 gene encoding insulin-like growth factor-binding protein 6, with the protein MLLYPDLLALLFLQLALSSPWTLASRLPPLSGGNPSSKGSQVARAPTQRQQSGELSTSVLALGEPCGVYTLSCARGLRCTPPLGYPSPLQALLQGRGVCSNASGPSPSERPQLTATHPTPSEDLEKTPCRRLLNTVLKGLQPLVFQSDCADIYIPNCDKHGFFRKKQCRSSRGMHRGHCWCVDKSGIPTPSHTSPGGTLICDNA; encoded by the exons ATGCTTCTGTACCCTGACCTTCTGGCCCTACTGTTCCTCCAGCTTGCGCTCTCCAGCCCATGGACACTAGCCTCCCGGCTGCCTCCTCTCAGTGGAGGGAATCCCTCCAGTAAGGGCTCCCAGGTGGCCAGGGCCCCCACACAGAGGCAGCAGTCTGGAGAGCTCAGCACCAGTGTCCTGGCCCTGGGGGAGCCCTGTGGGGTCTACACTCTGAGCTGTGCCCGTGGACTCCGCTGCACCCCACCACTGGGGTACCCCAGCCCCCTCCAGGCCCTGTTGCAGGGCAGGGGAGTCTGCAGCAATGCCAGTGGACCGAGCCCTTCTGAGAGGCCCCAGCTCACAG CCACACACCCAACACCCAGTGAAGACCTGGAGAAG actCCATGCCGTAGGCTGCTTAACACTGTACTTAAAGGTCTGCAGCCCCTGGTCTTCCAGTCAGACTGTGCTGATATATATATCCCCAACTGTGACAAGCATGGTTTCTTCAGAAAGAAGCAG TGTCGGTCGTCTCGGGGCATGCATCGCGGCCACTGCTGGTGTGTGGACAAGAGTGGCATaccaacaccatcacacacaaGCCCAGGGGGCACCCTGATCTGTGACAACGCATGA